One Fusobacterium nucleatum genomic window carries:
- a CDS encoding toxin-antitoxin system YwqK family antitoxin, producing the protein MKKNFIIYTFIIFILTSFSIFAEREVDIDKIKYDKKNELGYVEGEKEAFTGIAKDYYEDKSLKVEFPYKNGRIEGKAKAYYPSGKLKSEAFFVDDLLQGKSVGYYENGNLEYEENYKDDELDGLIKEYYENGQIKSEMHYKNGNLDGVATEYYENGQVYIQESYKDGELDGESFNFNEDGSLRSKAVYQNGELVGNIVQGGVGSVVAGDVPDTEEIFVSTENENIENKVKYYTTIFAFGTVIIGLIAYTIFKIFTAFPKTNNLTDEQRNRIFKILMKYDEHKEELFSAYRLNGIGTGYYRVCSMMVDNQKLYIYAKMFSILYIPTPITLGYLLCYDKKQILASFSNATFKEAKKEIQENVLYL; encoded by the coding sequence ATGAAAAAGAATTTTATTATCTATACTTTTATCATTTTTATATTAACTTCCTTCAGTATTTTTGCAGAAAGAGAAGTAGATATTGATAAAATTAAATATGATAAAAAAAATGAACTTGGGTATGTTGAAGGTGAAAAAGAAGCTTTTACAGGAATAGCAAAAGATTATTATGAAGATAAAAGTTTAAAAGTTGAATTTCCATATAAAAATGGAAGAATTGAAGGAAAAGCAAAAGCATATTATCCTAGTGGTAAGTTAAAATCTGAAGCATTTTTTGTTGATGATTTATTACAAGGAAAATCGGTAGGTTATTATGAAAATGGAAATTTAGAGTATGAAGAAAATTATAAAGATGATGAATTAGATGGTTTAATAAAAGAATATTATGAAAATGGGCAAATAAAAAGTGAGATGCATTATAAAAATGGTAATTTAGATGGAGTTGCAACAGAGTACTATGAGAATGGGCAGGTATATATCCAAGAAAGTTATAAAGATGGAGAATTAGATGGAGAATCATTTAATTTCAATGAAGATGGAAGTTTAAGATCAAAAGCAGTTTATCAAAATGGAGAATTAGTTGGTAATATAGTTCAAGGTGGAGTTGGAAGCGTTGTAGCAGGTGATGTTCCAGATACAGAAGAAATTTTTGTATCAACTGAAAATGAAAACATTGAAAATAAGGTTAAATATTATACAACTATTTTTGCCTTTGGAACTGTTATTATAGGACTCATAGCTTATACTATTTTTAAAATCTTTACAGCTTTTCCTAAGACTAATAATTTAACAGATGAACAAAGAAATAGGATATTCAAAATTTTAATGAAATATGATGAGCATAAAGAAGAATTATTTTCTGCTTATAGATTGAATGGGATAGGAACAGGTTATTACAGGGTTTGTTCTATGATGGTAGATAATCAAAAACTTTATATTTATGCAAAGATGTTTTCAATTTTATATATCCCAACTCCAATAACTTTAGGCTATCTTCTTTGCTATGATAAAAAACAAATTTTGGCTAGTTTTTCTAATGCAACTTTCAAAGAAGCTAAAAAAGAAATTCAAGAAAATGTTTTATATTTGTAA
- a CDS encoding toxin-antitoxin system YwqK family antitoxin: MRKNFINYTFIIFIFLINSFNIFAEREVDFEKLEYDEKTELVYVEGEKEAFTGIAKQYYEDKSLKAEVPYLNGKIEGIEKQYYPGGKLKSEANFIDGILEGKVIGYYENGNIEYEENYKNDEFNGLIKNYYESGKLKIVVNYKNAKPDGLAIAYHENGELRIEENYKDGNLISKAIYKNDELIETVVGSVVSGDDSDTEETSVPTENENVESKLKYYTGIFAFGTVIIGLIIYTIFKIFTAFPKTNNLTDEQRNRIFKILMKYDEHKEELFSAYRLNGIGTGYYRVCSMMVDNQKLYIYAKMFSILYIPTPITLGYLLCYDKKQILASFSNATFKEAKKEIQETVLYL; the protein is encoded by the coding sequence ATGAGAAAAAATTTTATTAACTATACATTTATAATTTTTATTTTTTTGATAAATTCATTTAATATTTTTGCAGAAAGAGAAGTAGATTTTGAAAAACTTGAATATGATGAAAAGACTGAACTTGTTTATGTTGAAGGTGAAAAAGAAGCTTTTACAGGAATAGCAAAACAATATTATGAAGATAAAAGTTTAAAAGCTGAAGTTCCTTATCTAAATGGAAAAATAGAAGGGATTGAAAAACAGTATTATCCAGGTGGTAAGTTAAAATCTGAAGCAAATTTTATTGACGGAATATTAGAAGGAAAAGTAATAGGTTACTATGAAAATGGTAATATAGAATATGAAGAAAATTATAAAAATGATGAATTTAATGGTTTAATTAAAAATTACTATGAAAGTGGAAAATTAAAAATAGTAGTTAACTATAAAAATGCTAAACCAGATGGGCTTGCAATAGCATATCATGAGAATGGAGAACTACGTATTGAGGAAAATTATAAAGATGGAAATTTAATATCAAAAGCAATTTATAAAAACGATGAATTAATTGAAACAGTAGTTGGAAGTGTTGTATCAGGAGATGATTCAGATACAGAAGAAACTAGTGTACCTACAGAAAATGAAAATGTTGAAAGTAAACTTAAATATTATACAGGTATTTTTGCTTTTGGAACTGTTATTATAGGACTTATAATTTATACTATTTTTAAAATCTTTACAGCTTTTCCTAAGACTAATAATTTAACAGATGAACAAAGAAATAGGATATTCAAAATTTTAATGAAATATGATGAGCATAAAGAAGAATTATTTTCTGCTTATAGATTGAATGGGATAGGAACAGGTTATTACAGGGTTTGTTCTATGATGGTAGATAATCAAAAACTTTATATTTATGCAAAGATGTTTTCAATTTTATATATCCCAACTCCAATAACTTTAGGCTATCTTCTTTGCTATGATAAAAAACAAATTTTGGCTAGTTTTTCTAATGCAACTTTCAAAGAAGCTAAAAAAGAAATTCAAGAAACAGTTTTATATTTATAA
- a CDS encoding cyclodeaminase/cyclohydrolase family protein — translation MKLVELDVLKFLDVVDSNSPAPGGGSVSALASSLGASLARMVAHLSFGKKNYEALADDVKAKFVANFDELLKIKNELNDLIDRDSEAYNTVMAAYKLPKETDEEKAARSAEIQKSLKYAIQTPYDIVVLSGKAISLLGEILANGNQNAITDIGVGTMLLMVGLEGGILNVKVNLSSIKDAEYVEKITKEIYDIKATAEKEKERIMGIVNAAL, via the coding sequence ATGAAATTAGTAGAATTAGATGTATTGAAATTTTTAGATGTAGTTGACTCAAATTCACCTGCACCTGGTGGAGGATCAGTTTCTGCTCTTGCATCATCTTTAGGAGCAAGTTTAGCAAGAATGGTTGCTCATTTAAGCTTTGGAAAGAAAAACTATGAAGCTTTAGCTGATGATGTTAAAGCTAAATTTGTTGCAAACTTTGATGAATTACTAAAAATTAAAAATGAATTAAATGATTTAATTGATAGAGATTCTGAAGCATACAACACAGTTATGGCTGCATACAAATTACCAAAAGAAACTGATGAAGAAAAAGCTGCAAGAAGTGCTGAAATCCAAAAATCTTTAAAATATGCTATCCAAACTCCTTATGATATAGTTGTTTTATCTGGAAAAGCAATTTCTTTATTAGGAGAAATCTTAGCAAATGGAAATCAAAATGCAATAACTGATATTGGTGTAGGAACTATGCTTTTAATGGTAGGACTTGAAGGTGGAATTTTAAATGTTAAAGTAAACCTATCTTCAATAAAAGATGCTGAATATGTTGAAAAAATAACAAAAGAAATCTATGATATAAAAGCTACTGCTGAAAAAGAAAAAGAAAGAATAATGGGAATTGTTAATGCTGCATTATAA
- a CDS encoding NADAR family protein, with product MKYNLENLIRDFNSKKKLKFLFFWGHTENIDKTTKACFSQWYNCKFVVDRITYHTAEQYMMAQKALLFNDNDIFNKIMNSKHPKEYKELGRKIKNFSDLKWNENKYQIVLKGNIAKFSQNEKLKAFLLNTGIKILVEASPYDKIWGIGLSADQENIENPLTWNGENLLGFALMEVRDLISK from the coding sequence ATGAAATATAACTTAGAAAATTTAATAAGAGATTTTAATTCTAAAAAAAAATTAAAATTTTTATTCTTTTGGGGACATACTGAAAATATAGATAAAACAACAAAGGCTTGTTTCAGTCAATGGTATAATTGCAAATTTGTTGTAGATAGAATTACATATCATACTGCTGAACAATATATGATGGCTCAAAAAGCATTATTATTTAATGATAATGATATTTTTAATAAGATTATGAACTCAAAACACCCAAAAGAATATAAAGAATTAGGAAGAAAAATAAAAAACTTCTCTGATTTAAAATGGAATGAAAATAAATATCAAATAGTTCTAAAAGGAAATATTGCTAAGTTTTCACAAAATGAAAAATTAAAAGCTTTTCTTTTAAACACAGGTATTAAAATTTTAGTTGAAGCTAGCCCTTATGATAAAATTTGGGGTATTGGACTTTCAGCTGATCAAGAAAACATTGAAAATCCATTAACTTGGAATGGCGAAAACTTATTAGGTTTTGCACTTATGGAAGTTAGAGATTTAATTAGTAAGTAA
- the hutI gene encoding imidazolonepropionase: MQADLVLYNIGQLVTSRELDKTKKMDNIEVIENNGYIVIEKDKIVAVGSGEVPKEYLTPATEMVDLSGKLVTPGLIDSHTHLVHGGSRENEFAMKIAGVPYLEILEKGGGILSSLKSTRNASEQELIEKTLKSLRHMLELGVTTVEAKSGYGLNLEDELKQLEVTKILGYLQPVTLVSTFMAAHATPPEYKDNKEGYVQEVIRMLPIVKERNLAEFCDIFCEDKVFSVDESRRILTAAKELGYKLKIHADEIVSLGGVELAAELGATSAEHLMKITDSGINALANSNVIADLLPATSFNLMEHYAPARKMIEAGIQIALSTDYNPGSCPSENLQFVMQIGAAHLKMTPKEVFKAVTINAAKAIDKQDTIGSIEVGKKADITVFDAPSMAYFLYHFGINHTDSVYKNGKLVFKR; the protein is encoded by the coding sequence ATGCAAGCTGATTTAGTTCTATATAATATTGGACAATTAGTTACATCAAGAGAACTTGATAAAACTAAAAAAATGGATAATATTGAAGTAATAGAAAATAATGGATATATTGTAATAGAAAAAGATAAAATAGTAGCTGTTGGAAGTGGAGAAGTTCCAAAAGAATATTTAACACCTGCAACAGAAATGGTAGATTTAAGTGGTAAATTGGTTACACCTGGTCTTATAGATTCTCACACTCACTTAGTTCATGGGGGTTCAAGAGAAAATGAATTTGCTATGAAAATAGCTGGAGTACCTTATCTTGAAATATTAGAAAAAGGTGGGGGAATCTTAAGTAGTTTAAAATCTACAAGAAATGCAAGTGAACAAGAACTTATAGAAAAAACTTTAAAAAGTTTAAGACATATGTTAGAACTTGGTGTTACAACTGTTGAAGCTAAAAGTGGATATGGTTTAAATTTAGAAGATGAGTTAAAACAATTAGAAGTTACTAAAATTTTAGGTTACTTACAACCTGTTACTTTAGTTTCTACATTTATGGCAGCTCATGCTACACCACCTGAATACAAAGATAATAAAGAAGGTTATGTACAAGAAGTTATAAGAATGTTACCTATTGTTAAAGAAAGAAATTTAGCAGAATTCTGTGATATCTTCTGTGAAGATAAAGTTTTCTCTGTTGATGAAAGTAGAAGAATTTTAACTGCTGCAAAAGAATTAGGATATAAATTAAAAATTCATGCTGATGAGATTGTTTCACTTGGTGGAGTTGAACTTGCTGCTGAATTAGGAGCAACTTCTGCTGAACACTTAATGAAAATAACTGACTCAGGAATAAATGCTCTTGCTAATAGTAATGTAATAGCAGATTTACTTCCTGCAACTTCATTTAACTTAATGGAACACTATGCTCCTGCAAGAAAAATGATAGAAGCTGGAATACAAATTGCTTTATCTACTGACTATAACCCAGGTTCTTGTCCATCTGAAAATTTGCAATTTGTTATGCAAATTGGAGCTGCTCATTTAAAAATGACTCCTAAGGAAGTTTTTAAAGCAGTTACTATAAATGCAGCAAAAGCAATAGATAAACAAGATACAATAGGTTCTATTGAAGTTGGTAAAAAAGCTGATATAACAGTTTTTGATGCACCAAGTATGGCTTATTTCTTATATCATTTTGGAATAAATCATACTGATAGTGTCTATAAAAATGGAAAATTAGTTTTCAAAAGATAG
- the ftcD gene encoding glutamate formimidoyltransferase, translating into MAKIVECIPNYSEGKDLAKIERIVAPYKNNPKVKLLSVEPDANYNRTVVTVLGDPEEVKKAVIESIGIATKEIDMNKHKGEHKRMGATDVVPFLPIQEMTTEECNEISREVGKAVWERFQLPVFLYESTATAPNRVSLPDIRKGEYEGMAEKLKQPEWAPDFGERAPHPTAGVTAIGCRMPLIAFNINLATTDMDIPKEIAKAIRFSSGGFRFIQAGPAEILDKGFVQVTMNIKDYTKNPIYRIMETVKMEAKRWGVKVTGCEIIGATPFASLTDSLKYYLACDGIKDNVDAMSMEKVVELMVKYLGLTDFDVKKVLEANI; encoded by the coding sequence ATGGCAAAAATAGTAGAATGTATCCCAAATTATAGTGAAGGTAAAGATTTAGCTAAAATTGAAAGAATTGTAGCACCTTATAAAAATAATCCAAAAGTTAAACTTTTAAGTGTTGAACCAGATGCAAATTACAATAGAACAGTTGTAACTGTATTAGGAGATCCTGAAGAAGTTAAAAAAGCTGTTATTGAATCAATAGGAATTGCAACTAAGGAAATAGATATGAATAAACACAAAGGAGAACACAAAAGAATGGGAGCAACAGATGTTGTACCTTTCTTACCAATCCAAGAAATGACTACTGAAGAATGTAATGAAATTTCAAGAGAAGTGGGGAAAGCTGTTTGGGAAAGATTCCAATTACCTGTTTTCTTATATGAAAGTACAGCAACTGCTCCAAACAGAGTTTCTCTACCTGATATAAGAAAAGGTGAGTATGAAGGAATGGCAGAAAAATTAAAACAACCTGAATGGGCTCCAGATTTTGGAGAAAGAGCACCTCACCCTACTGCTGGTGTTACTGCTATTGGTTGTAGAATGCCTTTAATAGCTTTTAATATTAACCTAGCTACAACAGATATGGATATACCAAAAGAAATAGCAAAAGCTATTAGATTCTCAAGTGGAGGTTTTAGATTTATTCAAGCTGGACCTGCTGAAATATTAGATAAAGGATTTGTTCAAGTTACAATGAACATAAAAGATTATACTAAAAACCCTATTTATAGAATAATGGAAACTGTAAAAATGGAAGCTAAGAGATGGGGAGTAAAAGTTACTGGTTGTGAAATTATAGGAGCAACTCCTTTTGCATCATTAACTGACTCTTTAAAATATTACTTAGCTTGTGATGGAATAAAAGATAATGTGGACGCTATGTCTATGGAAAAAGTTGTTGAATTAATGGTTAAATATTTAGGTTTAACTGATTTTGATGTTAAAAAAGTATTAGAAGCTAATATCTAA
- a CDS encoding DUF1456 family protein, with the protein MTNNDFLRRLRYALNIKDNVMVQIFKKGNIVLTREDVIDYLKKDIDEGFKKLNNNDLIAFLDGLIIQKRGKREDGTPIPQVKVTKNNLNNILLRKLRIALSFKSYDMIKIFKLGGVEISEGELSALFRSEDHKNYKECGDKYIRVFLKGLTEFYRN; encoded by the coding sequence ATGACTAATAATGATTTTTTAAGAAGACTTAGATATGCACTTAATATTAAGGATAATGTTATGGTACAAATTTTTAAAAAGGGAAACATAGTTCTTACAAGAGAAGATGTAATAGATTATCTGAAAAAAGATATTGATGAAGGTTTTAAAAAATTAAATAACAATGATTTAATTGCTTTTTTAGATGGTTTAATTATACAAAAAAGAGGAAAAAGAGAAGATGGAACACCTATTCCACAAGTAAAAGTTACAAAAAATAATTTAAATAATATTTTATTAAGAAAATTAAGAATAGCTCTTTCTTTTAAAAGTTATGATATGATTAAAATTTTTAAACTTGGTGGAGTAGAAATTTCAGAAGGGGAATTAAGTGCACTTTTTAGAAGTGAAGATCATAAAAACTATAAGGAATGTGGAGATAAATACATAAGAGTTTTTTTAAAGGGGTTAACAGAATTTTACAGAAATTAA
- a CDS encoding ATP-dependent DNA helicase has product MEIKDRFSEESLQIIKKYLQENNNKSMIFKATFDDNELIQEPFFLSLYKKKNFEETLTKVSKNGVVIRTTKPNQLYPSDMELELSEELYNRRNIAYCLLSSDLDDFYFVQDIDRTFLEEVDIKNYFAKDGILAKEIKGFEYRKEQEEMAHYIQDAINEDRKIIIEAGTGTGKTLAYLIPAIKWAVANKKKVIIATNTINLQEQLLLKDIPLAKSIIKEDFSYVLVKGRSNYLCKRLFNELSIGRSIDIETFSMEAREQIEYILKWGNKTKTGDKAELPFEVYPDVWELVQSTTELCLGKKCPYRKECFYMKTRIEKMEADILISNHHVFFADLNVRAETDFDSEYLILPRYDMVIFDEAHNIESVARSYFSVEVSKISFSRLLNRIYQKKNKRKKEKSALIRVEDTIDEKDLEDSQQYIYLLNTLKEEISILQNIGDEYFDEIRKIYETNTEAPIRKSLNNFEMTKSRFLETLRDKKDIFQSKLADFLTLMMSFNNVIDEEKDKNPEVINFNNHLKMFKTYIDSFKFINSFEDDNYIYWLDINSKRTNVVLTATPLNIAKKLSSVLFDNLDRLIFASATIVANGNFNYFKKSLGLDEEDCIEAIIKSPFNYDEQMSVYIPTDIQDSENINAFVTDASKFILDILLKTNGKAFILFTSYTMLNQIYYSISKKLIDKGFEVFLHGDKPRSQLIKEFKEAENPILFGTTSFWEGVDVQGENLSNVIITKLPFLVPTDPVVSAISKKIEEDGGNSFTDFQLPEAIIKFKQGVGRLIRKKTDSGNIFILDSRILKKRYGSLFINALPSQKNIKILEKDDIIEEIE; this is encoded by the coding sequence ATGGAGATAAAAGATAGATTTTCAGAAGAAAGTTTGCAAATAATTAAAAAATATTTACAAGAAAATAATAACAAATCAATGATTTTTAAAGCAACTTTTGATGACAATGAACTTATCCAAGAGCCATTTTTTTTATCACTTTATAAAAAGAAAAATTTTGAGGAAACTTTAACAAAAGTTAGCAAAAATGGAGTTGTTATTAGGACAACAAAACCTAATCAGTTATATCCTAGTGATATGGAGCTAGAACTTTCAGAAGAATTATATAATAGAAGGAATATTGCTTATTGTCTTTTAAGTTCTGATTTAGATGATTTCTATTTTGTACAAGATATTGATAGAACTTTTTTAGAAGAAGTAGACATAAAAAATTACTTTGCTAAAGATGGTATTTTAGCAAAAGAAATTAAAGGTTTTGAATATAGAAAAGAACAAGAGGAAATGGCTCATTATATTCAAGACGCAATAAATGAAGATAGAAAAATTATAATTGAAGCTGGTACAGGAACTGGAAAAACATTAGCATATTTAATTCCAGCTATTAAGTGGGCAGTTGCTAATAAGAAAAAAGTGATTATTGCAACAAATACTATAAATTTGCAAGAACAATTATTATTAAAAGATATTCCACTTGCAAAGTCAATAATAAAAGAAGATTTTTCTTATGTTTTAGTAAAAGGTAGAAGTAATTATTTATGTAAAAGGCTTTTCAATGAGTTAAGTATAGGAAGAAGTATTGATATAGAAACTTTTTCTATGGAAGCTAGAGAACAAATAGAATATATCTTAAAATGGGGAAATAAAACTAAAACAGGAGATAAAGCTGAACTACCCTTTGAAGTTTATCCTGATGTATGGGAATTAGTTCAAAGTACAACAGAACTATGTCTTGGAAAGAAATGCCCATATAGAAAAGAATGTTTTTATATGAAAACTAGAATAGAAAAAATGGAAGCAGATATTCTAATTTCAAATCATCATGTATTTTTTGCTGATTTGAATGTAAGAGCAGAAACTGATTTTGACTCAGAATATCTCATCTTACCAAGATATGATATGGTAATTTTTGATGAAGCACATAATATTGAGTCTGTTGCTAGAAGTTATTTTTCTGTGGAAGTTTCAAAAATTTCTTTTTCAAGACTTTTAAATAGAATTTACCAAAAGAAAAATAAAAGAAAAAAAGAAAAATCAGCTCTTATAAGGGTTGAAGATACAATAGATGAGAAAGATTTAGAAGATAGTCAACAATATATTTACCTTTTAAATACATTAAAAGAAGAAATTTCTATTTTACAAAATATAGGTGATGAATATTTTGATGAAATTAGAAAAATATATGAAACAAATACAGAAGCTCCAATTAGGAAAAGTTTAAATAATTTTGAAATGACAAAATCAAGATTTTTAGAAACTTTAAGAGACAAAAAAGATATATTTCAAAGTAAATTAGCAGATTTTTTAACTTTGATGATGTCATTTAATAATGTTATAGACGAAGAAAAAGACAAAAATCCAGAAGTTATCAATTTTAATAACCATCTGAAAATGTTTAAGACTTATATAGATAGCTTTAAATTTATAAATAGTTTTGAAGATGATAACTATATTTACTGGCTTGATATAAATTCTAAAAGAACAAATGTGGTCTTAACTGCAACACCACTTAATATTGCTAAAAAATTAAGTTCAGTTCTTTTTGATAATTTAGACAGATTAATATTTGCTTCTGCAACAATAGTAGCAAATGGGAACTTTAATTATTTCAAAAAATCATTAGGTTTAGATGAAGAAGATTGTATAGAAGCTATAATAAAATCACCTTTTAATTATGATGAACAAATGTCTGTTTATATTCCAACAGATATTCAAGATTCTGAAAATATAAATGCTTTTGTTACAGATGCAAGTAAATTTATTTTAGATATTTTATTGAAAACAAATGGAAAAGCTTTTATATTATTTACTTCATATACTATGTTAAATCAAATTTATTATTCAATTTCAAAAAAATTGATAGATAAAGGTTTTGAAGTATTTTTACATGGAGATAAACCAAGAAGTCAACTTATAAAAGAATTTAAAGAAGCAGAAAATCCTATATTATTTGGAACAACTTCTTTTTGGGAGGGTGTTGATGTACAAGGAGAAAATTTAAGTAATGTTATAATAACTAAGTTACCTTTTCTTGTTCCAACAGATCCAGTGGTATCTGCTATAAGTAAAAAAATTGAAGAGGATGGTGGAAATTCTTTTACAGATTTTCAATTGCCAGAAGCTATAATCAAATTTAAACAGGGGGTTGGTAGATTAATAAGAAAGAAGACAGATAGCGGAAATATTTTTATCTTAGATAGTAGAATTTTAAAGAAAAGGTATGGCTCTCTTTTTATAAATGCTTTACCTAGTCAAAAAAATATTAAAATATTAGAAAAAGATGATATAATAGAAGAAATTGAATGA
- a CDS encoding HD family phosphohydrolase → MKKFTIFGFKFLFDIKKKDNSDEERYSDSYFLKEKVFYLILALFLITISSKIPILFRNNNYMVGDVVKSDIYSPKTIVFRDKIGKDKLIQDMIDRLDKDYIYSSDAADIYKEEFDNFHKEIIAIKKGNLKSFDYSGFERKTGKAMSQSIIDKLLEEDEEKIDAIFSKLGTQLENAYKAGIYKEKNSIRINEPAKTDIEALEPFEREILNNFLIPNYIYDEAKTKNTINEKVSQINDQYIEIKAGTLIAKTGEILTDRKIDILDRLGIYNYKMSIFIIALNLVFLLVISSIFNVVTIKFYSKEILEKNKYRAIMLLAIGTLLAFRIVPSSMIYLLPLDTMLLLLLFIVKPRFSVFLTIIVISYMLPITDYDLKYFTIQSIAVFATGFLSKNISTRSSVIAVGIQLAILKILLYIILSFFSVEESYGVALNTIKIFISGLFSGMLTIALLPYFERTFNILTVFKLMELADLSHPLLRKLSIEAPGTFQHSMMVATLSENAVIEIGGDPTFTRVACYYHDIGKTKRPQYYVENQTDGKNLHNDISPFMSKMIILAHTREGAEMGKKYKIPKEIRDIMFEHQGTTLLAYFYNKAKEIDPNIPEEEFRYSGPKPQTKESAVILLADSIEAAVRSLDVKDPVKVEQMVRKIVDSKIRDNQLSDANITFREVEIIVNSFLKTFGAIYHERIKYPGQK, encoded by the coding sequence ATGAAAAAATTTACTATATTTGGATTTAAGTTTCTTTTTGATATTAAGAAAAAAGATAATTCAGATGAAGAAAGATACTCAGATAGTTATTTTCTAAAAGAAAAAGTATTTTACTTGATATTAGCATTATTTTTAATTACTATTTCATCAAAAATACCTATACTTTTTAGAAATAATAACTATATGGTAGGAGATGTTGTAAAATCAGATATTTACTCTCCTAAAACAATTGTTTTTAGAGATAAGATTGGAAAAGATAAGTTAATTCAAGATATGATAGATCGTTTAGATAAGGATTATATCTATTCAAGTGATGCAGCAGATATCTATAAAGAAGAATTCGATAACTTTCATAAGGAAATTATTGCAATAAAAAAAGGAAATCTAAAATCTTTTGATTACAGTGGTTTTGAAAGAAAAACTGGTAAGGCTATGTCACAAAGCATTATAGATAAGTTATTAGAAGAAGATGAAGAAAAAATAGATGCAATATTTTCAAAATTGGGAACTCAACTTGAAAATGCTTACAAAGCTGGTATTTATAAAGAAAAAAATTCTATTCGTATAAATGAGCCTGCTAAAACTGATATAGAAGCATTAGAACCATTTGAAAGAGAGATTTTAAATAATTTTTTAATTCCTAATTATATTTATGATGAGGCTAAGACAAAAAATACTATAAATGAAAAGGTTTCTCAAATAAATGATCAATATATTGAAATTAAAGCTGGTACTTTAATAGCTAAAACAGGAGAAATTTTAACTGATAGAAAAATAGATATTTTAGATAGATTAGGTATCTATAATTATAAGATGAGTATTTTTATAATTGCATTAAATTTAGTATTCTTACTTGTTATTTCAAGTATATTTAATGTTGTAACTATAAAGTTTTATAGTAAAGAAATATTAGAAAAAAATAAATATAGAGCTATCATGTTATTAGCAATAGGAACTTTACTTGCATTTAGAATAGTACCTAGTTCAATGATATATCTATTACCATTAGATACAATGTTATTGCTTTTATTGTTTATAGTAAAACCAAGATTTAGTGTATTTTTAACTATAATAGTTATTTCATATATGTTGCCAATAACAGACTATGATTTAAAATATTTTACAATTCAGTCAATAGCAGTTTTTGCAACTGGATTTTTAAGTAAAAATATAAGTACTCGTTCTTCTGTAATTGCAGTAGGTATCCAACTTGCAATATTAAAAATACTTTTATATATAATCTTAAGTTTCTTCTCAGTTGAAGAAAGTTATGGTGTAGCTTTAAATACTATTAAGATATTTATTTCAGGTCTATTCTCTGGAATGCTTACAATAGCATTGCTTCCATATTTTGAAAGAACATTTAATATATTGACAGTATTTAAACTTATGGAATTAGCAGATTTATCGCATCCTTTATTAAGAAAGTTATCAATAGAAGCACCAGGAACTTTTCAACATTCAATGATGGTTGCTACACTTTCTGAAAATGCTGTTATTGAAATTGGAGGAGATCCTACATTTACAAGAGTTGCCTGTTATTATCATGATATAGGAAAAACAAAAAGACCTCAATATTATGTAGAAAACCAAACTGATGGTAAGAATTTACATAATGATATATCTCCTTTTATGAGTAAAATGATTATTTTAGCTCATACTAGAGAAGGAGCTGAAATGGGAAAAAAATATAAAATTCCTAAAGAAATTAGAGATATTATGTTTGAACATCAAGGTACTACATTACTTGCTTACTTTTATAATAAAGCAAAAGAGATTGATCCAAATATCCCAGAAGAAGAATTTAGATATTCTGGACCTAAACCTCAAACAAAAGAGTCTGCAGTTATATTATTGGCAGATTCAATAGAGGCTGCTGTTAGATCACTTGATGTAAAAGACCCTGTAAAAGTTGAGCAAATGGTTAGAAAAATCGTTGATTCAAAGATAAGAGATAATCAATTATCTGATGCAAATATTACATTTAGAGAAGTTGAAATTATAGTAAATTCTTTCTTAAAAACTTTTGGTGCTATTTACCATGAAAGAATAAAATATCCAGGACAAAAATAA